One genomic window of Psychrobacillus sp. INOP01 includes the following:
- the recA gene encoding recombinase RecA: MANNDRKAALDMALKQIEKQFGKGSVMKLGEKTNLEISTSSSGSLALDAALGIGGYPRGRIIEIYGPESSGKTTVALHAIAEIQKTGGQAAFIDAEHALDPVYAQKLGVNIDELLLSQPDTGEQALEIAEALVRSGAIEILVIDSVAALVPKAEIEGEMGDSHIGLQARLMSQALRKLSGVINKSNTIAIFINQIREKVGVMFGNPEVTPGGRALKFYSSVRLEVRRAEAIKQGTDIMGNKTKIKVVKNKVAPPFKTAEVDIMYGEGISQEGEVVDIGSEFDIIQKSGSWYAYNEERIGQGRENAKQYLKENPSIKAEITGKIRESLGMAASSLTIGGHEIEEEEDEEFELLLDEK, translated from the coding sequence TTGGCTAATAATGATCGTAAAGCAGCTTTAGATATGGCGTTAAAACAAATAGAGAAACAATTTGGTAAAGGTTCAGTTATGAAACTAGGTGAAAAAACAAATCTTGAAATTTCTACTTCTTCTAGTGGTTCTTTAGCATTGGATGCAGCACTAGGAATAGGCGGATATCCAAGAGGACGTATTATTGAAATATATGGTCCAGAGAGTTCGGGTAAAACAACCGTTGCTCTACATGCCATTGCAGAAATACAAAAAACTGGTGGTCAAGCAGCCTTTATTGATGCTGAGCATGCATTAGATCCAGTCTATGCACAAAAACTTGGTGTAAATATTGATGAATTACTTTTATCTCAACCGGATACAGGGGAGCAAGCACTTGAAATAGCGGAAGCACTTGTACGTAGTGGCGCAATTGAGATTTTAGTAATTGACTCGGTAGCTGCTTTAGTACCAAAAGCTGAAATTGAAGGAGAGATGGGAGATTCTCATATCGGACTTCAAGCACGTTTAATGTCACAAGCATTACGTAAGCTATCGGGTGTTATTAATAAATCGAATACGATTGCAATATTCATTAACCAAATTCGTGAAAAAGTTGGAGTAATGTTCGGAAATCCAGAAGTTACACCAGGTGGTCGTGCACTTAAATTCTATAGTTCTGTCCGTTTAGAAGTAAGACGTGCAGAAGCTATTAAACAAGGTACCGATATTATGGGTAACAAAACGAAAATTAAAGTAGTGAAGAACAAAGTAGCTCCACCATTTAAAACTGCAGAAGTAGATATTATGTATGGTGAAGGTATTTCTCAAGAAGGAGAAGTAGTTGACATAGGATCAGAGTTTGACATAATTCAAAAAAGTGGTTCTTGGTATGCGTACAATGAAGAGCGCATAGGTCAAGGTAGAGAAAATGCTAAACAGTACTTAAAAGAAAATCCTTCTATTAAGGCTGAAATCACTGGTAAAATCCGTGAATCTCTTGGAATGGCAGCAAGTTCCTTAACGATTGGTGGTCATGAGATCGAAGAGGAAGAAGACGAAGAATTTGAATTATTATTAGATGAAAAATAA
- the rny gene encoding ribonuclease Y: MTEIIISALLGLFVGAVVGYIYLKNVNDSKVTGAKQSSAIIIDEAKREAEALKKEALLEAKDETHKLRNEAESDIRERRGELQKQENRLLQREENLDRKDDALNKREVGLERKDDALTERQQHIEQKENKVDELVNKQQTELERISTLTREEAKTIILQEVENELATDIAVMTKESETRAKEESDKKSREILSLALQRFAADHVAETTVSVVNLPNDEMKGRIIGREGRNIRTLETLTGIDLIIDDTPEAVILSGFDPIRRETARLALEKLVQDGRIHPARIEEMVEKSRREVDEQIREIGEQTTFDIGVHNLHPDLMKILGRLRYRTSYGQNVLKHSTEVAYLAGLLAAELGEDVTLARRAGLLHDIGKAIDHEVEGSHVEIGVELATKYKEHPVVINSIASHHGDTEATSVIAVLVAAADALSAARPGARSETLENYIRRLEKLEEISESYEGVEKSFAIQAGREIRIMVRPDQIDDLTAHRLARDIRKRIEEELDYPGHIKVTVIRETRAVEYAK, encoded by the coding sequence ATGACAGAAATTATCATCTCCGCTTTGCTTGGTCTATTTGTCGGTGCCGTTGTTGGTTATATTTATCTGAAAAACGTGAACGATTCAAAAGTGACTGGTGCAAAACAATCTTCAGCAATCATCATAGATGAAGCAAAGCGAGAAGCGGAAGCGTTGAAGAAAGAAGCACTTTTAGAAGCCAAAGATGAAACTCACAAATTACGAAATGAAGCAGAATCTGACATCCGTGAACGCCGAGGCGAACTGCAAAAACAGGAAAATCGGTTATTACAAAGAGAAGAGAACCTTGATCGTAAAGATGATGCTCTAAACAAGAGAGAAGTAGGTCTTGAGCGTAAAGATGATGCTCTAACTGAAAGACAACAGCATATCGAACAGAAAGAAAACAAAGTGGATGAACTAGTTAACAAGCAACAAACTGAACTAGAAAGAATTTCTACTTTGACTCGAGAAGAAGCGAAAACAATTATTCTCCAAGAAGTAGAAAATGAGCTTGCGACGGATATTGCTGTGATGACAAAGGAATCGGAAACTAGAGCTAAAGAAGAATCCGATAAAAAGTCTCGTGAAATTTTATCCCTTGCGTTACAACGTTTTGCAGCAGATCATGTTGCTGAAACAACCGTTTCTGTTGTTAACTTGCCAAATGATGAGATGAAAGGTCGCATTATTGGCCGTGAAGGACGAAACATTCGTACACTTGAGACGTTAACTGGTATTGATTTAATTATCGATGATACGCCAGAAGCTGTAATTCTTTCAGGCTTTGATCCAATTCGAAGAGAAACAGCCCGTTTAGCACTTGAAAAACTGGTACAGGATGGACGAATTCATCCTGCACGAATTGAAGAAATGGTAGAAAAGTCTAGAAGAGAAGTAGATGAACAAATTCGCGAAATTGGTGAACAAACTACATTCGATATTGGTGTTCATAATTTACATCCAGATCTTATGAAAATTCTAGGTAGACTCCGTTATCGTACAAGCTATGGTCAAAATGTGTTAAAACACTCAACAGAAGTTGCCTATTTAGCAGGGTTGTTAGCTGCAGAACTTGGTGAAGATGTAACACTTGCAAGACGTGCAGGGTTACTACATGACATTGGGAAAGCAATTGACCATGAAGTAGAAGGTAGCCATGTAGAAATTGGTGTCGAGTTAGCAACAAAATACAAAGAACATCCAGTAGTTATTAATAGTATTGCTTCCCATCACGGGGATACAGAAGCTACATCTGTTATTGCCGTATTAGTGGCAGCTGCCGATGCATTATCTGCAGCAAGACCAGGTGCGAGAAGTGAAACATTAGAAAACTACATTCGTCGTTTGGAAAAACTTGAGGAAATTTCTGAGTCCTATGAAGGTGTAGAAAAATCTTTTGCTATTCAAGCAGGTCGAGAAATTCGCATAATGGTTCGTCCAGATCAAATTGATGACCTAACAGCTCATCGTTTGGCGAGAGATATCCGTAAACGAATCGAAGAAGAATTAGATTATCCTGGTCATATTAAAGTGACTGTTATAAGAGAAACTAGAGCTGTAGAATACGCTAAATAG
- a CDS encoding TIGR00282 family metallophosphoesterase: MRILFIGDIVGSMGRDTLEDYLPRLKRKYDVDVVIANGENAAAGRGITKSIFQSLLHMGVDVVTMGNHTWDQKEIMDFIDDTDYLIRPANFSEDAPGKGMTSISKNGHTISVINMHGRTFLPPHDDPFKMATEMVEEAKKLSPIVFVDFHAEATSEKIAFGWHLDGKASVVVGTHTHVQTADSRILPGGTAYITDVGMTGPYDGVLGMKKEDVLYRFQTNMPARFEVPKIGRSVLSGFFVEVDNTTGKAIHQERIYINEDYPFKG, translated from the coding sequence ATGAGAATATTATTTATAGGTGATATCGTTGGATCAATGGGTCGCGATACGTTAGAAGATTATTTACCAAGACTAAAAAGAAAATATGATGTGGATGTAGTTATTGCAAATGGGGAGAATGCAGCTGCAGGTCGTGGGATTACGAAAAGTATTTTTCAGTCATTGCTCCATATGGGGGTAGACGTAGTAACAATGGGTAACCATACTTGGGATCAAAAAGAAATTATGGACTTTATTGATGACACGGACTATTTAATCCGCCCTGCCAACTTTTCAGAGGATGCTCCTGGTAAAGGAATGACTTCCATCTCCAAAAATGGTCATACCATTTCAGTGATCAATATGCATGGTCGCACATTTTTACCACCACACGATGATCCATTTAAAATGGCTACGGAAATGGTTGAAGAAGCCAAAAAATTATCACCTATAGTCTTTGTAGACTTTCATGCAGAAGCTACAAGTGAAAAGATTGCATTTGGTTGGCATCTAGATGGAAAGGCCTCTGTCGTAGTTGGAACACATACACATGTTCAAACGGCAGATTCTCGTATATTACCAGGAGGAACAGCTTATATCACAGACGTTGGTATGACAGGTCCGTACGATGGTGTTCTAGGCATGAAAAAAGAAGATGTACTCTACCGTTTCCAAACAAATATGCCAGCTCGTTTTGAAGTACCTAAGATTGGACGTTCTGTACTTAGCGGTTTCTTCGTGGAAGTGGACAATACCACTGGGAAAGCAATACACCAAGAACGAATTTATATAAACGAGGATTACCCGTTTAAAGGCTAA
- a CDS encoding stage V sporulation protein S, with protein sequence MDSLKVSSRSNPNSVAGALVAVIREQGYAEMQAVGAGALNQAIKAIAIARGFVAPSGTDLTCSPAFTDIVISGEDRTALKLLVEKKAK encoded by the coding sequence GTGGATTCTTTAAAAGTATCTTCCCGTTCAAACCCAAATTCAGTTGCTGGGGCATTAGTTGCAGTAATTAGAGAACAAGGGTATGCAGAAATGCAAGCAGTAGGAGCAGGAGCATTAAATCAGGCTATCAAAGCGATAGCGATTGCCAGAGGATTTGTTGCCCCAAGTGGAACAGATCTAACTTGTTCTCCAGCTTTCACCGATATTGTCATATCTGGTGAAGATCGAACAGCTTTAAAGTTACTTGTTGAAAAAAAGGCAAAATAG
- a CDS encoding 2-oxoacid:acceptor oxidoreductase subunit alpha, with translation MLQQLSWKVGGQQGEGIESTGEIFSMAMNRLGYYLYGYRHFSSRIKGGHTNNKICVRPTQVRTIPDDLDILVAFDQETIDVNYKELTEKSIILADAKFSPVEPEECKAPMYIVPFTEIAAELGTSLMKNMVAIGASAALLNLDKAVFQGVVDEIFGKKGQEVVEKNMQAIQQGFDTMAEQLGDRLGEWEIAPADGKHRMFMIGNDAIALGALTAGVRFMAAYPITPASEIMEYMIKKLPLFGGAVIQTEDEIAAATMAIGSNYGGVRAFTASAGPGLSLMMEAIGLSGMTEQPLVIVDTQRGGPSTGLPTKQEQSDLMQMIYGTHGEIPKVVIAPSTGEEAFYDTIQAFNIAEELQLPVIILSDLQLSLGKQTVEPFDYSKVEIRRGKLVENEEIPVAEDKSYFKRYELTEDGVSPRVLPGTEHAIHHVTGVEHDETGKPSEASTNRKAQMDKRLGKLKHINFKEPVYVNAPYEEADILFVGFNSTRGVLEELQQTLIESDVKVNHAHIRLIHPFPVEEMLPLVAKAKKVVVVENNATGQLASIIKMNVGGHDKLVSVTKYDGTPFLPLQLAKQVKELLTDGNI, from the coding sequence ATGTTGCAACAGCTTTCTTGGAAAGTAGGAGGGCAGCAAGGAGAGGGTATTGAAAGTACAGGAGAAATATTCTCTATGGCGATGAACCGCCTAGGATACTATCTATACGGATACCGTCATTTCTCTTCTCGAATTAAAGGTGGCCATACAAACAATAAAATCTGTGTACGTCCAACGCAAGTTCGTACAATTCCAGATGATTTAGATATTTTAGTAGCATTTGATCAAGAAACAATTGATGTCAATTACAAAGAGTTAACTGAAAAGAGTATTATTCTGGCAGACGCAAAATTCTCACCAGTAGAACCTGAAGAATGTAAAGCGCCTATGTATATTGTCCCTTTCACAGAGATAGCTGCAGAGCTTGGAACATCTCTTATGAAAAATATGGTTGCAATTGGTGCAAGTGCCGCATTACTTAACTTGGATAAAGCTGTATTCCAAGGTGTGGTAGATGAAATTTTCGGGAAAAAAGGACAAGAAGTAGTAGAAAAAAATATGCAAGCTATTCAACAAGGCTTCGATACAATGGCTGAACAGCTAGGAGATCGTCTAGGAGAGTGGGAAATAGCTCCGGCCGACGGAAAACACCGTATGTTTATGATAGGAAATGATGCAATTGCACTTGGCGCATTAACAGCGGGTGTTCGTTTTATGGCAGCTTATCCAATCACTCCAGCTTCCGAAATAATGGAGTATATGATTAAAAAGCTACCACTATTTGGTGGAGCAGTTATTCAAACAGAGGATGAAATTGCCGCTGCTACAATGGCAATAGGTTCAAACTATGGTGGAGTTCGTGCGTTTACTGCATCAGCAGGTCCGGGACTTTCACTTATGATGGAAGCAATCGGTCTTTCTGGTATGACCGAACAACCGCTTGTGATTGTAGATACACAGCGTGGAGGACCTTCAACAGGACTTCCGACGAAGCAGGAGCAATCCGATTTAATGCAAATGATTTATGGTACTCATGGAGAAATTCCAAAAGTTGTTATTGCACCGAGTACTGGGGAAGAAGCATTCTACGATACAATTCAAGCCTTCAATATTGCAGAGGAATTGCAGCTTCCTGTAATTATCTTATCGGATTTACAATTGTCACTTGGTAAACAAACAGTGGAGCCATTTGATTATTCTAAGGTTGAAATCCGTCGTGGAAAATTAGTAGAAAATGAAGAAATTCCTGTAGCTGAAGATAAATCGTACTTCAAGCGTTATGAACTAACGGAAGATGGGGTTTCCCCACGTGTTCTACCAGGAACCGAGCACGCTATTCACCATGTAACTGGAGTAGAGCATGATGAAACAGGTAAGCCATCTGAAGCGTCTACAAATCGTAAAGCTCAAATGGATAAACGATTAGGGAAGCTGAAGCATATTAACTTTAAAGAGCCAGTATATGTGAACGCACCATACGAAGAAGCGGATATACTATTTGTTGGCTTCAATTCTACTAGAGGAGTGCTAGAAGAATTACAGCAAACACTTATTGAAAGTGATGTTAAAGTAAACCATGCACATATTCGTTTAATCCATCCATTCCCTGTAGAGGAAATGCTACCACTAGTTGCGAAAGCGAAAAAAGTAGTAGTAGTCGAAAATAACGCAACAGGCCAATTAGCAAGTATCATTAAAATGAATGTTGGCGGTCATGATAAATTGGTCAGTGTTACGAAATATGACGGCACACCATTTTTACCATTACAGCTTGCAAAACAAGTAAAGGAGTTGCTAACAGATGGTAACATTTAA
- a CDS encoding 2-oxoacid:ferredoxin oxidoreductase subunit beta: MVTFKDFRNNVKPNWCPGCGDFSVQAAIQRAAANVGIQPHDLAVISGIGCSGRISGYIHSYGFHGIHGRALPIAQGLKMANKDLHVIASGGDGDGFAIGMGHTIHSIRRNIDITYVVMDNQIYGLTKGQTSPRSAEGFKTKSTPGGAIEPSVQPLELALTSGATFVAQGFSSDIKELTAIIEAGINHKGFSFINVFSPCVTYNKVNTYDWFKEHLTKLSNIEGYDSTNREEAMKVVMEREGLVTGIIYQDENAPSYQEQVPGYAPTPLVDQNLKMSEQEFNALLQDFM, from the coding sequence ATGGTAACATTTAAAGATTTTCGTAATAACGTAAAACCTAACTGGTGTCCAGGTTGTGGTGACTTCTCAGTGCAGGCGGCTATTCAACGTGCTGCAGCAAATGTTGGCATTCAACCACATGATTTAGCAGTAATTTCTGGTATCGGCTGTTCTGGACGAATTTCTGGTTACATTCATTCATATGGTTTTCATGGTATTCACGGTCGTGCACTTCCAATAGCTCAAGGATTGAAAATGGCAAACAAAGATTTACACGTTATCGCTTCTGGCGGTGATGGTGATGGATTTGCAATAGGGATGGGTCATACTATACATTCTATACGTCGTAATATTGATATAACATATGTTGTTATGGACAACCAAATCTACGGATTAACAAAAGGTCAAACGTCCCCACGATCAGCAGAGGGCTTTAAAACGAAGTCAACTCCTGGTGGAGCAATTGAACCTTCTGTTCAACCATTAGAACTGGCTCTTACATCTGGCGCAACATTTGTAGCACAAGGATTTTCTTCTGATATTAAAGAGCTAACTGCTATTATCGAAGCAGGGATCAATCATAAAGGCTTCTCGTTCATCAATGTGTTTAGCCCGTGTGTAACATACAATAAAGTAAATACGTATGATTGGTTTAAGGAACATCTTACAAAGCTTTCTAATATTGAAGGATATGACTCTACAAACAGAGAAGAAGCTATGAAAGTAGTAATGGAAAGAGAAGGACTTGTAACAGGTATCATTTATCAAGATGAAAATGCACCATCCTACCAAGAACAAGTTCCTGGTTACGCACCTACACCACTAGTCGATCAAAATTTGAAGATGAGTGAACAGGAATTCAATGCATTACTTCAAGACTTTATGTGA
- the miaB gene encoding tRNA (N6-isopentenyl adenosine(37)-C2)-methylthiotransferase MiaB has product MNEESRLQSTQVKEASSLDKKSEKDYSKYFQAVYTPPSLKDAKKRGKEEVEYHNDFAIAEQFKGMGQNRKFYIRTYGCQMNEHDTEVMAGIFMQLGYEPTDTVDDANVVLLNTCAIRENAENKVFGELGHFKHLKQKNPDVLIGVCGCMSQEESVVNKILKTYNQVDMIFGTHNIHRLPNILNEAYLSKEMVVEVWSKEGDVIENLPRVRKGSIKAWVNIMYGCDKFCTYCIVPYTRGKERSRRPEDIIQEIRHLAAQGYKEVTLLGQNVNAYGKDFEDLDYRFGDLMDDLRKIDVARIRFMTSHPRDFDDHLIEVLAKGGNLVDHIHLPVQSGSSDILKIMARKYTREHYLELVSKIKAAIPNVSLTTDIIVGFPNETDEQFEETMSLYKEVGFEIAYTYIYSPREGTPAAKMVDNVPMEVKKERLQRLNKLVNDMSAEAMKKHAGQIVEVLVEGESKNNPDVLAGYTSKSKLVNFVGPKDIIGQLVKVKVTEAKTWSLTGELVNETIEQKVGV; this is encoded by the coding sequence ATGAACGAGGAATCACGTTTACAAAGTACTCAAGTGAAGGAAGCTAGCTCTTTGGATAAAAAATCCGAAAAGGATTATAGTAAATATTTTCAAGCAGTCTATACTCCGCCATCATTAAAAGATGCGAAAAAACGTGGCAAAGAAGAGGTAGAATACCATAACGACTTTGCTATTGCAGAGCAATTTAAAGGCATGGGTCAAAATAGAAAATTTTATATCCGCACATATGGCTGTCAAATGAACGAGCATGATACAGAAGTAATGGCAGGTATCTTCATGCAACTAGGATATGAACCTACGGATACTGTAGATGATGCAAATGTTGTTTTACTTAATACTTGTGCCATTCGTGAAAATGCAGAAAACAAAGTATTTGGTGAGCTTGGTCATTTTAAGCATTTAAAACAAAAGAATCCAGATGTCTTGATCGGTGTCTGTGGATGTATGTCGCAGGAAGAATCAGTTGTCAACAAAATATTAAAAACTTACAATCAAGTAGATATGATTTTTGGTACACATAATATTCACCGTCTTCCTAACATACTAAACGAAGCATACCTTTCAAAAGAAATGGTCGTGGAAGTTTGGTCTAAAGAAGGAGACGTTATAGAAAATTTACCGCGTGTACGTAAAGGTTCGATTAAAGCATGGGTTAACATTATGTATGGCTGTGATAAATTCTGTACATATTGTATCGTTCCATATACACGTGGAAAAGAGCGTAGTCGTCGCCCGGAAGATATTATTCAAGAAATTAGACATCTTGCTGCGCAGGGATACAAAGAAGTAACATTGCTTGGTCAAAACGTAAATGCATACGGAAAAGACTTTGAAGATCTAGATTATCGCTTTGGTGATTTAATGGATGACCTTCGGAAGATTGACGTAGCTCGCATACGTTTCATGACTAGTCATCCTAGGGACTTTGATGACCATTTAATCGAAGTGCTTGCAAAAGGCGGAAATTTAGTAGATCATATTCATCTTCCAGTACAATCTGGATCATCTGATATACTTAAAATAATGGCTCGTAAATACACAAGAGAGCATTATTTAGAGCTAGTTAGTAAAATAAAAGCAGCTATCCCAAATGTATCATTAACAACAGACATAATTGTTGGGTTCCCAAATGAAACAGACGAACAATTTGAGGAAACAATGTCACTATATAAAGAAGTCGGTTTTGAAATTGCCTATACGTATATTTACTCTCCACGCGAAGGTACACCTGCTGCTAAAATGGTAGATAACGTACCGATGGAAGTGAAAAAGGAAAGACTTCAGCGTTTAAATAAGCTTGTAAATGATATGTCGGCTGAAGCTATGAAAAAACATGCTGGACAAATTGTGGAAGTTTTAGTAGAAGGTGAAAGTAAAAACAACCCTGATGTACTTGCAGGCTACACAAGTAAAAGTAAACTAGTTAATTTCGTGGGTCCTAAAGATATTATCGGCCAACTAGTTAAAGTAAAAGTAACAGAAGCAAAAACATGGTCACTTACTGGGGAACTAGTAAATGAAACAATAGAGCAAAAGGTGGGAGTATAA
- a CDS encoding RicAFT regulatory complex protein RicA family protein, whose translation MSTTKYTRDDIIEKAKEIATMIANTEEVEFFKRAEEQINENTKVREKIASLKSLQKQAVNFQHLGKEKALTLIEGKISAIEEEIDSLPIVQQFKQSQGDVNSLLQLVANSISNNVTNQIIEATDGDLLRGETGSKVKNTTYDSCS comes from the coding sequence ATGTCTACTACAAAATATACTAGAGACGATATTATTGAAAAAGCAAAAGAAATTGCAACAATGATTGCAAATACTGAGGAAGTTGAATTCTTCAAACGTGCAGAAGAGCAAATCAATGAAAATACAAAGGTACGTGAAAAAATAGCGAGTCTTAAAAGCTTACAAAAACAAGCAGTCAACTTTCAGCATTTAGGAAAAGAAAAGGCACTTACACTAATTGAAGGTAAGATTTCAGCAATCGAAGAAGAAATTGATAGCCTGCCGATTGTACAACAATTCAAACAATCTCAAGGTGACGTAAATAGTCTGCTACAATTAGTTGCAAATTCAATTTCTAATAACGTAACAAACCAAATTATTGAAGCAACAGATGGTGATTTATTAAGAGGTGAAACCGGCTCTAAGGTAAAAAACACAACATACGATAGTTGTTCATAA
- a CDS encoding TAXI family TRAP transporter solute-binding subunit, whose product MRKRQLKFLSILSVLVLLILAACGSTDGDSSDSGSEGDSGKTKDDYKFLSMLTGGTQGTYYPLGGTFAELITTETGVKTTAEVSQASAANMTALQEGEGNIAFVQTDIAYYGTEGIMMFEGKKTDAVSALGALYPETVQLVTLADSGITSFEDLKGKKVSVGAPGSGTYANAEQLLEIHGLSMDDIEAQNLDFGESTDGIQSGQIDAAFITAGYPTGAVEALNATNKVSIIPVSDEKADELIEKYPYYAKDTIPSGTYGLTEETPTVSVLAMLAVNKELPEDLVYEMTKAIYGNTDKISHAKGEFIKAETALDGIGIEIHPGAQKYFDEVNK is encoded by the coding sequence ATGAGGAAAAGACAGTTAAAGTTTTTGAGTATACTAAGCGTTTTAGTATTATTGATACTTGCAGCTTGTGGTTCAACAGATGGGGATTCTTCTGACAGTGGTTCAGAAGGCGATTCAGGTAAAACAAAAGATGATTATAAATTTTTAAGTATGTTAACTGGTGGAACGCAAGGTACTTACTATCCACTAGGTGGAACTTTTGCAGAATTAATCACTACGGAAACAGGTGTTAAAACTACTGCAGAGGTATCTCAAGCATCTGCAGCTAATATGACAGCATTACAAGAAGGTGAAGGTAATATAGCTTTCGTTCAAACGGATATTGCTTACTATGGTACTGAAGGAATAATGATGTTTGAAGGTAAGAAAACAGATGCGGTTTCAGCATTAGGTGCGTTATATCCAGAAACAGTTCAATTAGTTACATTAGCGGATTCTGGAATTACTTCATTTGAAGATTTAAAGGGGAAAAAGGTTTCTGTTGGTGCACCAGGGTCTGGTACCTATGCGAATGCAGAGCAATTGCTTGAAATCCATGGCTTATCAATGGACGATATTGAAGCACAAAATTTAGATTTCGGTGAGTCAACAGATGGTATTCAATCTGGACAAATCGATGCAGCATTTATTACAGCTGGTTATCCAACTGGTGCTGTGGAAGCACTAAATGCTACAAACAAAGTTTCTATCATTCCAGTAAGTGATGAAAAAGCAGACGAATTAATCGAAAAATATCCATATTACGCGAAGGATACAATTCCATCTGGTACTTACGGTTTAACAGAAGAAACTCCAACAGTCTCTGTACTAGCTATGCTAGCAGTAAACAAAGAGCTTCCAGAAGACCTAGTATATGAAATGACAAAAGCAATCTATGGAAATACTGATAAAATCAGTCATGCAAAAGGTGAGTTTATCAAAGCCGAAACTGCTTTAGATGGTATCGGAATTGAAATTCACCCAGGAGCACAAAAATATTTCGATGAAGTCAATAAATAA
- a CDS encoding DUF1850 domain-containing protein produces the protein MKKIIGLVLIFLLIIFCLIPVFPAFTFTETRTEHPTIHYISIEKQNSFQIIFTHTIHLTDVIESYKVLESNEIQLVSMQYSDVSIGMPGYAEKGQTLTYENGVYTLKYDEAVLNDFILHIGDVDKKLDFIYNEKHFNLKEELERGKSYEFKVKKISLFEKVKGVKLNGR, from the coding sequence ATGAAAAAAATAATCGGATTGGTTTTGATTTTTCTTTTAATTATTTTTTGTTTAATCCCTGTCTTTCCGGCGTTTACTTTTACGGAGACTAGAACGGAGCATCCAACTATTCACTATATTTCAATAGAGAAACAGAATAGCTTTCAAATTATTTTCACACATACTATTCACCTTACAGATGTGATAGAAAGCTATAAAGTACTAGAGTCGAATGAAATTCAGTTGGTATCCATGCAATATAGTGATGTTTCAATTGGAATGCCTGGTTATGCCGAGAAAGGTCAAACATTGACTTATGAGAATGGTGTATACACGCTCAAATACGATGAAGCAGTTTTGAACGATTTTATTTTACATATTGGAGATGTAGACAAAAAATTAGATTTTATTTACAACGAGAAACATTTCAATTTAAAAGAAGAGCTCGAAAGAGGTAAGTCGTACGAATTTAAAGTAAAGAAAATCTCGTTGTTTGAAAAAGTGAAAGGAGTCAAATTGAATGGCAGATAA